The segment GCTGTTGCCAAAAAGTCCACCATTCGGAACTGTCTTTCGCATTTCTTTTAAAAGATACTTCAAAAAAATGGCCTCGAATTGCTCGCACGCCCTTTTGAGTTCAACCTTTCTAGCTTCGGCACTTCCGGAAGGCGAGTAAAAATTCAATGGTTCAATCAAGTTTCAAAGCCCCCTATCTTCTAAGGTTATTCGCCTCTCCTAACATCTCATCAGCGGCCTGAATGGCTTTGGTGTTTATTTCATAAGCCCTCTGTGCCACTATCAAATTTACCATCTCCTCGACAACCTGAACGTTAGAAAGCTCTAGAAAGCCCTGGAGTATATTCCCGAATCCTGGCTCTTCAGGCGTCTGTTTCAAAATGTACTCCCCCGAAGCTGCGGTTTGTTCAAACAAGTTGTTTCCTATGCCCAGCAGTCCTTCGGGATTCAAAAACTTGGCGATGGCTATGGTACCTATTTCCTGGATAGCTCCCGTTGCGTCCTTTCCGGTGATCACACCTCCTGCCGATATGCTGATGTCCGTCACATCCTGGGGTATGGAAATATAATCTTCATCGGTGCTGAGAACGTAATATCCTTCCGATGTCACCAGATACCTGTCGTTTCCATCCATTGAAAGCTTGAAAGAACCGTCTCTTGTAAAAACTCGGCTCCCGTCGGGTCTTTCAACCATAAAAAAGCCATCCCCATCTATGGCCAAATCGAAGGTGTTTCCCGTCTGCTGAAGGTTGCCTGTTGTAAAGGTCCTCGAAGTGGAAGAAGGCCTCACGCCGTGTCCTATCTGCAGTCCCACCGGATTTCCTTGTCCCGGTTCATAAATGTCAGGCCTCCTTAAAGTCTCGTAAAGCAGGTCCTTAAACTCTATCCTGCTTTTTTTAAAACCCGTTGTGTTTACGTTGGCCAGGTTGTTTGCTATGACATCCACGTTAAGCTGCTGGGCGAGCATACCCGACCCGGCACTCCACAAAGCCCGCATCATACCGAAGTCCCTCCTTAATTATTTTTTTAAGTTTTGCTGCCTCTGTCATTCAGCAGCAAAGGGCCCCTGCCGAGCAGTCCGGCCCTTGTTTTTTATATCCTCGCGATCTCCGAAACGGCTTTTGCCAAGGTTTCATCATGTGCCATAATCATCCTCTGGTTTGCTTCGTACGACCTGAACGCTGATATCAAATTTATCATTTCCGATACCGCATTTACGTTAGAGCGTTCCAGAGCTCCCTGGATGATTTGCGCGTTAGATTCCGAGGGCTGGCCTTGCACCCTGAAAAGGTTGTCCCCTATTTTTTGAAAAAGCGCATTTTGCGCAAAAGCAATCACTCTCAGCCTGTCTGTTATCCTTCCGTCCATATAAATTTCGCCTTCGGTATTCACGACTATCTTGGTTCCGCCGCCCAAATTAATCGGCCCGCCTTCACCCATCACGTAATGTCCTTCTTTGGTAACAAGAAAACCTTCTTCATTGATGGTAAAACTGCCGTCCCTAGTGTAAAAAATCTCCCCGTTCGGTGACTGTACTTGGAAAAATGACCTTTCGCCCGGCACTTCATCCTTTATTGCCAAGTCCAAAGGATTAGATGTTGTCTGCAATTCGCCTCGAGTAAAATCCACGTAGATTTGATCAACGCTCGCACCAGTGCCCAGGACCCCGATAAACGGAACGGCGGCCCTTCCAAACCCTGTCCCCGCCGGCCCCGGATCGTCAAAGCGGTGAATGTTAATTTCCGGAAAAGCCCTGAAAACCGCTCTATCTTTCTTAAAACCAAAAGTGCCCACGTTAGCCAGATTATTTGATATAACGTCGGTCCTCGCCATTTCCGACAGCATCCCGGAAGCACAAGTGTAGAGCCCCCTTATCACCTCTGCCACCTCCTTTCGGTCATTTTCCTTTGTATATTTTTTTGGCCCAGCACATCCAGACATTCAAGAGCTTTGCCGGCACCCAAGGCAACACACGAGATCGCATCTTCTGCCACGTAAACGGGTATGTTGGTCTTTTGGGCAATAAGCTTGTCCAAACCCCTTAAAAGAGAACCGCCACCCGTCAGCACCATCCCTCTTTCCGTAAGGTCTGCTGCAAGCTCCGGTGGAGTCTTTTCGAGGACGCTGAATATAGCCTCTATTATCTTTTCTACCGGCTCCTGAAGGGCTTCGCAGGTCTGGGAGGAGGTTATGGTGACCGTCTTAGGCAATCCACTCACCAAACTTCTACCCCTGATTTCTAGAGACTGCTCGAAACCTTCTTCAGGAAAAACAGTTGCAATTGAAATTTTTATTTCTTCCGCCGTTCGCTCTCCTATTGCCAGATTAAACTCTTTTTTCACATATTTGATTATAGCCTCGTCAAAAGTATCCCCTGCCACTTTCAGCGATGTGCCACAGACGATTCCCCCTAACGAAAGCACAGCTATGTCCGTGGTACCCCCTCCTATGTCTACGACCATATTCCCTGCCGGTTTCGAAATGTCAAGCCCTGCTCCTATGGCAGCCGCAACGGGTTCTTCAATTAGAAATGTTTGCCTTGCCCCAGCCGCGACACATGCCTCAATAATCGCTCTTTTTTCCACTTCAGTTATCACTGCCGGCACGCATACCATTACCCTTGGCCTGAAGAGTTTGCGCTCCACTATTTGCTTTAAGAAATATTTTAGCATTATTTCCGTTATGGTGTAATCGGCTATTACTCCTCCTTTCATAGGTCTTATGGCCACTATGTTACCCGGAGTCCTTCCCAGCATGTCCCGCGCCCTTTCACCTACTGCCAGGACCTTGCCTGTATTCTTGTCCAACGCAACAACAGAGGGTTCTCTGAGGACGATACCCTTTCCCTTTACATAAATCAAAACAGATGCTGTTCCAAGGTCTATGCCTATATCCATGAAGATTTTGTAACCTCCTGTCAAAAATTAGATGGCAATGTATAGATTCTACATTTATGTAAAAACTCCTTCTTTTTCTATGGCATTAATTAACATTGAGGTATTTCCTTCTGGTTGCTCTGCCTCCTCTTATGTGCCTTTCTGCCTTGTTAAATTCCAATACTTTTTTTACAAGTTGAGCCTTTTCCGGGTTTATTTCAGGAAGCCTTTCCGTCATATCTTTATGGACAGTACTTTTGCTCACGCCGAAAACTTTTGCCGCCTGCCTGACGGTTGCCTTCGTTTCAATTATGTAAGATGCGATTTCAAGAACCCTTTCTCTCATGTAGTCCTTCACATTTATTCCCCCTCAGAGCTGTTTTTAGTAAATATATATGTGTTTCTTCGTATCCTTAGAAGAAAAAAAGCGCGGCTTTTTAACCTTAAGCCACGCCTTTTGAAAATATTAGGTTTCAAAGATTGGGGAGAAAGTTTTTTGGATCGACACTTTCGTTTTTAATCAGCACTTCAAAGTGAAGATGTGGAGGATCTTCTACCTCAAAGGGTGCGGTTTTCCCTACCCCGCCTATTACCTCACCTTTTTTGACCTTCTTCCCTTTATGTACAAGATTGTCTGCCATTAGATTCCCGTACAGAGTCCTTATGCCATTGCCATGGTCAATAACTACCACAACACCGAGCTTTGGATCGGAATTCCTTATTTCTACAACCGTTCCCGCCATTGCAGCTTTAACCTGCGTCCCAATATCAGCCGCTATATCAACCCCTTTGTGAACACACCACTGCTCTAGGGTCTTCGAGTAAACGAGCTCGTCTGAAGAATGTTTTGTAATAACCTTTCCAACCACAGGCATTATCATGGTTGCGGGATTTTCAGATAATGCCTGTACCGCTTCATGTTTCTCACTTTGCCTATCCTCATCAAAAATTTTTGTTTCTCCATTTGGCTCTTCCTGCACTTCATTTTCCTGCGAAATGCCATACTTTTCAGGTTGGTTTTCGGATATTGCTCCTTCGTTTAAACTGATTTCCCACTCCTTCGGTTCAGAATGACTTTTGGGCTCCGAGGGCGGACTATTTGAAAGCCTCAAGTACCAAAACGCACCGTTTGCAGTAAATAGAACCGCCAGGAAGCCCAGCAAAAGTAATTTTTTAATAGATACTCTTTTTCTCACCTTTTGCATAAAGGAGGAAAACTTTTTTATTGCCCGCCCTCCGCGGAACATTCACATCACCTCATTTTTATTATGACCATAATTTTCCTCCATTATGCGTCTGTCTTATTTAATTTATTTTTTTAATTTCAATACCAGTGTAATAATGCTTTAAAATATCTACAAAGCTGGCTCCCCTTTCAGCCATGGCATTTGCTCCGTACTGGCTTAAGCCTACACCGTGGCCGTAACCTATAGTGGTAAACTTTATTTGGTCTTTATTCCTTTCCCATTTGAAATTAGTCGAATTAAGCTCGAACAGTTCCCTTATTTCGGTTCCGCTTACTATCCTGTTCCCTATCCGCATCTTCTTTATACGTCCCCCCTCGCTCCTTTCGATTATTTCCCATTGACTTTCGGGCCTTTGCGGATCAATAGAGATATCGGGCCATTTTTGCCTTATCTTCGAAACAACTTCACTCACCGGTAGATGTTTTATCGCGATAAATTTCGGCGAAGACTCTTCTCCGGGACTTATCACACTTCTTAGATACGGGACAAAATTGCCCCATACATCTTCGGAGTTTTCTGTCTTCCCTCCACTAGTAGAATGAAAAAGGGGATCTATAGGTTCTCCTTGATAAAAGATGATTATGCCGGAGGTGCTATTCACTGCCTGGGATATTTTGCTGTAATAATGATAAAATGCAAATATCCCCCATTTTTTCAACATCTGGCTGGTACTTATCCAAGCTTGACAGTGAGTAGGATCGTCACAGACATCCGCTTCTTTTTGCAGGCTGCAACCCGTCCCCCCTTTGGACCTCATTCTTTTGTAAACATAAGTTCTGGCTGCCACCGCTTGGGCTTTTAAAGCCTCGATCTTAAAGGATGCCGGCATCTCTGCTGCCACTACTCCCTTTACATATTCTTCCAAGGGTATTTTTTCTATCCTGTTTTTTGAAGTTATGTAAAGGGACACCGTTAATTCCTGGGGTTTTACTATTTTGCCCTTTTCATCTAACCCTTCATACAAACGGCTGCTGCAGCTCCTAACTATAGCCGCAGGTAAAACAATAACTAGTAAAAACATAAAAAAAATGATACAATACGCAATATTTTTCATCATATCCCCTGCCCCTATTTGTCCTTTTAAAAATTTTATTTTCTTATCTTGGGGAATATGATGAATTTAAATAAAAAAGAGCCTCAATCGGCTCTTTCTATCTTCCCGCCCAACCCCTTTACCTTTTCGACAATATTTTCATAGCCCCTATCTACATGATGGGCGTTTAAGACTGTCGTCTTGCCTTCGGCCGCAAGGCCGGCCAGTATGAGCGCTGCTCCCGCTCTCAGGTCTGTCGCCTTCACCGGAGCTCCGGTAAACCGCTCCACTCCTTCAATAATCGCGCTTCTGCCCTCGATCTTTATTTTCGCACCCATTCGCTTCAGTTCCTCAACATGCATAAATCTGTTCTCAAATACGGTCTCCGTTATCACGCTTGTGCCAGTACATAGGCTAAGATAAGCCATCATCTGAGCTTGCATATCGGTTGGGAAACCCGGATAAGGCATGGTCTTTACATCCACCGGACCTGGCCTTCCCTTTCCTATAACCCTTACGCCATCCTCGCTTTCTTCAAGTTCCGCACCGCTTTCGATGAGTTTTGCAATAAGAGGCTTTAAATGTTCTGTTACAACATTTTCTACCACCACGTCTCCGTTTGTGATGGCTCCGGCTATTAAATATGTCCCTGCCTCTATTCGGTCGGGTATCACAGTATACGAGATGCCCTTTAAACTCTTGACCCCTTCTATTTTTATGACATCTGTCCCAGCACCTCTGATGTGGGCTCCCATCGAATTTAAAAAGTTTGCAAGGTCCACAATCTCCGGTTCTTTTGCTGCATTTTCTATGATGGTCTGGCCTTCAGCCATTGCGGCTGCCATTATGATGTTTTCGGTGGCACCTACGCTGGGAAAGTCAAGATAAATGATGTTTCCTTTGAGTTTTTCGCATTTAGCTTCTACATACCCATGTCCCATTTCTATATCTGCTCCAAGAGCTGCAAATCCTTTTAAATGTAAGTCAATTGGCCTACTTCCTATAGCACACCCGCCGGGCAAAGATATTTTTGCCCTTTTGAACCTCGCTAAAAGAGGCCCCATCACCAAAAAAGAAGCTCTCATTTTCCTTACAAGCTCATAAGGGGCCTCAAATTTATTTATATCAGATGAATTTATTTTCAAAGCTCTGTCTTTTTTTTCACATCCTGCCCCTAGGGCTATGAGTACCTCCTTCATGACCCTTACATCTTCAAGTTCGGGGACATCCTCTATCGTACATTCTCCATCTGCGAGGAGAGCTGCAGCCATTACGGGCAGGACTGCGTTTTTAGCACTGCTGACTTTCACAGTGCCTTTTAGGCGTACACCACCTTCTATTATGAAACTGGCCAATCTCTTTCCCCCCGAATCTAGTATTCAATCGAAAGAACCGGTACCCCCAACCAGACATAGGTTTTTTGATCCTGATCACTATACCTTACGGCTATATTTATGTTGTATCTTTTTCCCATTATCTCAAGGCTCTCCTGGAAAAACGGGCTGTAACCTATAAAGTTTTGCATTTCGAGGTCTTCCATCTTCTCCACTTCTTTTGTCCTGAGCTCTTCAAGAATTCCCGTTACAATTTTATCTTGTTCTACCCGCTTAAGTTTACCATAAATACCCCCGGCAAGGCAAGTGGTAATTCTTGATTGCCCTCCGTTTGATGTAACTGCAAAAGCTACTTTTTGCTTCACTTCTTTTAGTTTTCTCACATTGCTGCCAGACGCGCTGACCGCTAGATAGGTTTGTGGTTCCTTTTCAAACTCCTCGGGCAATTTTACGCTCTGGACTACTATCCTAACGTAGTTTCCATCATGCAGCAAACCTTCAAGTATCAACACTCTGTACATATCATCCTGTTCCTGGCTTATGGTTAATTTCTCATCTGATGTTTGGAAAATTCTAAAAACGTTTTCTGCGATTTTCTTCATGTCTGAAAACTCCATAAAATTCCTATTTATTACAGACCAGTCCGCCACATCGAACGATTCAATCTGGACTTTGTTAGCTGTCAAGGCTTTAACTAAAAGGTCTTCTTCTGACATGCTGTATGATGAAAAGGAGCTTGCTAGCATAAAAAATACCGTTATGGCAACTATTTTCATAAATTTCACAAATGTCTCCTCCCTGATAAGGATGTTCATTTTAGATTATTGCCATAAATTGTATTTTTTATGCCATCTCCTTTTGAAGTATTCGGTCATGACGTTTCCATACCATAATATTCTTCAAATCTTTTTCGCACACTTTTTAACTTTTCTGCGTTTTTTTCTAAAAGCAAAAAACCCGCCCCTTTTGTAGAGGCGGTTCAAATTATGACTATCATTCCATTACCCCTGCATTACCATTTCCTTTATCTTCATCAATCTCGTGCGGCTGGAGCGCTCGTTTTCGTCCAGTTTCATAGTTATATACTTTATTGTTTTCTCAAGCTGAGGAATAAGCACGTACTCTAGAGCATTCACCCTTCTTCTTGTCTTTTCGATTTCATCTGCCATTAACTGGCACGCTTTTTCGAATTCGGCAAGTTTCAGCATTTTCGGAAGGATGGACGACAAAGTCCGGATGGCAAAGTCCATTTCGGCAGAAGTTCCTGCAAAGCCATAAGGGTACAAATTTTTCCCTTCTTCCATGGATATCTCTATGCGGGGCACATTTACGCTCATTATATTGCTCTTTTTAATATCTATGCTGACTTCAGCCGTGGGAATCATCAGGCTTTCTTCCACAACGCTTGCAGGCATTTGGCTGCGAGCCATCGTAAAACTTTGGAAGGCTGCTATAAGTTCGCGCTCTACTTCCTCCCGCAAGGCCTTATTCTGCTTCACCATATCTATAAATTTCTTTATGAGCTCATCCTGCTTATCTTTTAAGAGCTTGTGGCCCCGCTTTGCCGTCACAAGCCTTTTTTTCAGCCTTGAAAGCTCCATCCGGTTTGGATTAGCCCTTATTTCCATTTTTATTCTTCTCCTTTTTTGGGTAAGTACTTCTCGATGTATTCGTCCCTAATCCTCTTGAGCTCAACTTTCGGAAGTATGGTCAAGAGTTCCCATCCTATCGTCAGGGTTTCCTCAATGCTCCTGTCCTCATCTTCCCTCTGGGCCACATACCTTCTCTCAAACTCGTCCGCGAATTTCGCATATAGCTTATCCGTATCGGAAAGGGCGGCCTCACCCAGTATTACTGCCAGCTCTTTTGCCTGCTTGCCGCGGGCATAGGAAGCAAAGAGCTGGTTCATTGTATCTGCGTGGTCCTCTCTTGTCTTGCCCTTCCCTATACCTTTGTCCTTGAGACGCGAGAGGGACGGGAGCACGTCAATGGGAGGATAAATGCCCTTTCTGTGAAGTTCGCGGCTCAAGATTATCTGTCCCTCGGTTATATATCCCGTAAGGTCCGGTATCGGGTGAGTCTTGTCGTCTTCCGGCATCGTCAGAATCGGTATTTGCGTTATAGAACCCTTCTTTCCCTTTATCCTTCCAGCTCTTTCGTATATTGTAGAAAGGTCCGTGTAAAGGTACCCGGGATAACCCCTACGCCCCGGAACCTCCTTTCTTGCAGCCGAAACTTCCCTTAAGGCCTCGCAGTAATTGGTCATGTCAGTCAGAATTACAAGTACATGCATATCTTTTTCATAAGCCAGAAATTCCGCACAGGTCAATGCCATTCGGGGCGTTGCTATACGCTCTATAGCGGGGTCATTGGCCAAATTAATGAACAGAACCGACCTATCTATGGCTCCGGTGCGCCTGAAATCCGAGATGAAGTAGTCAGCTTCCTCAAAGGTGATGCCCATTGCTGCAAAAACTACCGCAAATTTGCTTTCAGTCCCGAGAACTTTTGCCTGCCTTGCTATCTGCGCCGCCAGTTGGGCGTGGGGAAGGCCAGAACCCGAGAAAATCGGCAGTTTCTGCCCCCTTACCAGCGTGTTTAGACCATCGATGGCCGAAATTCCCGTCTGTATGAACTCTGAAGGATAGTCGCGGGCAGCCGGGTTTATGGGGCTACCGTTTATATCAAGCCTTTTTTCCGGTATTATCATCGGGCCTTTATCCCGCGGGCGGCCAAAGCCGTCGAATACCCTGCCCAGCATATCTATAGAAACGCCCAGTTCTATGCTCTTCCCTACAAACCTGACCTTGCAGTCGTTTATATTAAGTCCAGTCGAACCCTCGAAAAGCTGGACCAAAGCTTTATCGCCGTTTACTTCTAGCACCTGTCCCCGGCGAATCTCACCGCTGCCGGTTTCTATCTCTACAAGCTCATTGTATTTTACTCCTTCCACATTCTCTACAAGCATCAGCGGCCCGACGATCTCTTTTGCCGTTTTATACTCTTTAAGCATCGGCTGCACCTCCTTCTACGAGGTCCTGCATTGCTTTCCTTATTTCATCTTCGATTTCGTCGAACAGGTGCATGTTGGATTCCTCTATATACTTGGCTCGGGCTATCCTTTCGCGCACCGGATGTTTTTCTATATCGGAGAAGAAAGCACCTTTTTCTAGCGCCTTTTGCGCTTCGTGGTAAAACATAAGTATCAACTTCAGCATCCTGTATTGCTTTTCCTTTGAAGAGTAGGTATCGACTTCGTGGAAAGCGTTCTGATGCAGGAAGTCTTCTCTTATGGATCTTGCCACTTCCAGCACTAGGCGGTCTCCTGTGGAAAGGGCATCTATACCTACGAGCCTCACTATCTCCTGAAGGCTGTCTTCTTCCTGCAAGAGCCTCATGGCCTCAGAACGGAGCTGTCCCCAATCGCTGCTTACTTTTTTGTTCATGTATTCTTCTACTACATCAGAGTAAAGGGAATAGCTCGTCAGCCAGTTGATAGCGGGGAAGTGGCGCGCATAAGCA is part of the Caldanaerovirga acetigignens genome and harbors:
- a CDS encoding rod-binding protein → MIEPLNFYSPSGSAEARKVELKRACEQFEAIFLKYLLKEMRKTVPNGGLFGNSLSYDIFQSLYDDALSEEISKNNGMGIAEELYKQLSKYA
- the flgG gene encoding flagellar basal-body rod protein FlgG — encoded protein: MMRALWSAGSGMLAQQLNVDVIANNLANVNTTGFKKSRIEFKDLLYETLRRPDIYEPGQGNPVGLQIGHGVRPSSTSRTFTTGNLQQTGNTFDLAIDGDGFFMVERPDGSRVFTRDGSFKLSMDGNDRYLVTSEGYYVLSTDEDYISIPQDVTDISISAGGVITGKDATGAIQEIGTIAIAKFLNPEGLLGIGNNLFEQTAASGEYILKQTPEEPGFGNILQGFLELSNVQVVEEMVNLIVAQRAYEINTKAIQAADEMLGEANNLRR
- a CDS encoding flagellar hook-basal body protein, which encodes MIRGLYTCASGMLSEMARTDVISNNLANVGTFGFKKDRAVFRAFPEINIHRFDDPGPAGTGFGRAAVPFIGVLGTGASVDQIYVDFTRGELQTTSNPLDLAIKDEVPGERSFFQVQSPNGEIFYTRDGSFTINEEGFLVTKEGHYVMGEGGPINLGGGTKIVVNTEGEIYMDGRITDRLRVIAFAQNALFQKIGDNLFRVQGQPSESNAQIIQGALERSNVNAVSEMINLISAFRSYEANQRMIMAHDETLAKAVSEIARI
- a CDS encoding rod shape-determining protein, coding for MDIGIDLGTASVLIYVKGKGIVLREPSVVALDKNTGKVLAVGERARDMLGRTPGNIVAIRPMKGGVIADYTITEIMLKYFLKQIVERKLFRPRVMVCVPAVITEVEKRAIIEACVAAGARQTFLIEEPVAAAIGAGLDISKPAGNMVVDIGGGTTDIAVLSLGGIVCGTSLKVAGDTFDEAIIKYVKKEFNLAIGERTAEEIKISIATVFPEEGFEQSLEIRGRSLVSGLPKTVTITSSQTCEALQEPVEKIIEAIFSVLEKTPPELAADLTERGMVLTGGGSLLRGLDKLIAQKTNIPVYVAEDAISCVALGAGKALECLDVLGQKNIQRKMTERRWQR
- the spoIIID gene encoding sporulation transcriptional regulator SpoIIID, with amino-acid sequence MKDYMRERVLEIASYIIETKATVRQAAKVFGVSKSTVHKDMTERLPEINPEKAQLVKKVLEFNKAERHIRGGRATRRKYLNVN
- a CDS encoding M23 family metallopeptidase, with the translated sequence MQKVRKRVSIKKLLLLGFLAVLFTANGAFWYLRLSNSPPSEPKSHSEPKEWEISLNEGAISENQPEKYGISQENEVQEEPNGETKIFDEDRQSEKHEAVQALSENPATMIMPVVGKVITKHSSDELVYSKTLEQWCVHKGVDIAADIGTQVKAAMAGTVVEIRNSDPKLGVVVVIDHGNGIRTLYGNLMADNLVHKGKKVKKGEVIGGVGKTAPFEVEDPPHLHFEVLIKNESVDPKNFLPNL
- the spoIID gene encoding stage II sporulation protein D, whose amino-acid sequence is MKNIAYCIIFFMFLLVIVLPAAIVRSCSSRLYEGLDEKGKIVKPQELTVSLYITSKNRIEKIPLEEYVKGVVAAEMPASFKIEALKAQAVAARTYVYKRMRSKGGTGCSLQKEADVCDDPTHCQAWISTSQMLKKWGIFAFYHYYSKISQAVNSTSGIIIFYQGEPIDPLFHSTSGGKTENSEDVWGNFVPYLRSVISPGEESSPKFIAIKHLPVSEVVSKIRQKWPDISIDPQRPESQWEIIERSEGGRIKKMRIGNRIVSGTEIRELFELNSTNFKWERNKDQIKFTTIGYGHGVGLSQYGANAMAERGASFVDILKHYYTGIEIKKIN
- the murA gene encoding UDP-N-acetylglucosamine 1-carboxyvinyltransferase — protein: MASFIIEGGVRLKGTVKVSSAKNAVLPVMAAALLADGECTIEDVPELEDVRVMKEVLIALGAGCEKKDRALKINSSDINKFEAPYELVRKMRASFLVMGPLLARFKRAKISLPGGCAIGSRPIDLHLKGFAALGADIEMGHGYVEAKCEKLKGNIIYLDFPSVGATENIIMAAAMAEGQTIIENAAKEPEIVDLANFLNSMGAHIRGAGTDVIKIEGVKSLKGISYTVIPDRIEAGTYLIAGAITNGDVVVENVVTEHLKPLIAKLIESGAELEESEDGVRVIGKGRPGPVDVKTMPYPGFPTDMQAQMMAYLSLCTGTSVITETVFENRFMHVEELKRMGAKIKIEGRSAIIEGVERFTGAPVKATDLRAGAALILAGLAAEGKTTVLNAHHVDRGYENIVEKVKGLGGKIERAD
- a CDS encoding YwmB family TATA-box binding protein, translated to MKIVAITVFFMLASSFSSYSMSEEDLLVKALTANKVQIESFDVADWSVINRNFMEFSDMKKIAENVFRIFQTSDEKLTISQEQDDMYRVLILEGLLHDGNYVRIVVQSVKLPEEFEKEPQTYLAVSASGSNVRKLKEVKQKVAFAVTSNGGQSRITTCLAGGIYGKLKRVEQDKIVTGILEELRTKEVEKMEDLEMQNFIGYSPFFQESLEIMGKRYNINIAVRYSDQDQKTYVWLGVPVLSIEY
- a CDS encoding V-type ATP synthase subunit D encodes the protein MEIRANPNRMELSRLKKRLVTAKRGHKLLKDKQDELIKKFIDMVKQNKALREEVERELIAAFQSFTMARSQMPASVVEESLMIPTAEVSIDIKKSNIMSVNVPRIEISMEEGKNLYPYGFAGTSAEMDFAIRTLSSILPKMLKLAEFEKACQLMADEIEKTRRRVNALEYVLIPQLEKTIKYITMKLDENERSSRTRLMKIKEMVMQG
- a CDS encoding V-type ATP synthase subunit B; translated protein: MLKEYKTAKEIVGPLMLVENVEGVKYNELVEIETGSGEIRRGQVLEVNGDKALVQLFEGSTGLNINDCKVRFVGKSIELGVSIDMLGRVFDGFGRPRDKGPMIIPEKRLDINGSPINPAARDYPSEFIQTGISAIDGLNTLVRGQKLPIFSGSGLPHAQLAAQIARQAKVLGTESKFAVVFAAMGITFEEADYFISDFRRTGAIDRSVLFINLANDPAIERIATPRMALTCAEFLAYEKDMHVLVILTDMTNYCEALREVSAARKEVPGRRGYPGYLYTDLSTIYERAGRIKGKKGSITQIPILTMPEDDKTHPIPDLTGYITEGQIILSRELHRKGIYPPIDVLPSLSRLKDKGIGKGKTREDHADTMNQLFASYARGKQAKELAVILGEAALSDTDKLYAKFADEFERRYVAQREDEDRSIEETLTIGWELLTILPKVELKRIRDEYIEKYLPKKGEE